In Rutidosis leptorrhynchoides isolate AG116_Rl617_1_P2 chromosome 2, CSIRO_AGI_Rlap_v1, whole genome shotgun sequence, one genomic interval encodes:
- the LOC139888972 gene encoding uncharacterized protein, producing MGTPFIDSQDNLADLKLLLSARRIFVSHSLNTCSFFLMIFSTVSSSSKVRHSSRPPRYLILNLDRPSDGNSSRFGSGIDRFTVNVFLFEDVSIVMIIGWKFCRVFVCVVIGVRIWCVCLWDVVTFVLVRDLLTSRVWRWIRGIVMGGMVMGSDRNISSFAGTICTQPIPVQNPNLFPFLRVLPKGMYKSATSPYLLKKIRRSLCFQWSGKLKKHYGSGEGRVCLLLVVDRSRYLRFGEVLFFRSTRIHSSSSISSLVFWLKMVYRLDFPGTVGVKGEVGNKNMFLFLLFKDYCMIKLPLFIFDILIYFNPNNTAFSFKAFIVMPSSSIVVKVEYGTTLKRFRVSIQNNKLAIDISTLREKIRSLFSIAAGVDFTLTYYDEDDEQITLSVDADLDDVVEQALDPLYITVIRELNKKPSPNPGPFSNLGAAQPVNSPTLHPQSQTVNPAISQTQNAQLQQLLYQTSNTQTAALSAAKYSEFVQKVTADVIKQLYLIKRFHFNAGANVQPTPCGSLNVNGQTLNTPLSQTVKPAQTLNTPQSQTVKPAQINTPQSQTVKPAVSQTVKPAVSQTQNTPHFHFNQFSNFGAAQTVNSSPLIRQSQNVTPAVSAQTQNTPHIQFNQLSKFGTAQTMSSSPLGYQSQVVTPAVSQTQCRR from the exons ATGGGAACACCTTTTATCGATAGCCAGGACAATCTAGCCGATTTAAAACTTTTACTGTCAGCACGTCGAATATTTGTAAGCCATTCTCTTAACACGTGCTCTTTTTTCTTGATGATATTTTCAACCGTCTCTTCGTCTTCGAAAGTGAGGCATAGTTCTAGGCCTCCTAGGTATTTAATATTGAATTTAGATAGGCCTTCGGAT GGTAATAGTTCACGGTTTGGTTCTGGGATCGATAGGTTCACTGTTAATGTGTTTTTGTTTGAGGATGTCTCTATAGTTATGATCATTGGGTGGAAGTTTTGTAGGGTTTTCGTTTGTGTTGTTATTGGTGTTCGAATATGGTGTGTTTGTCTTTGGGATGTAGTAACTTTTGTTCTGGTTAGGGATCTTCTTACCAGTAGGGTGTGGAGGTGGATTAGGGGCATTGTAATGGGTGGAATGGTGATGGGGTCTGACAGGAACATTTCTTCTTTCGCGGGCACGATATGCACGCAGCCAATACCCGTTCAA AATCCAAATCTTTTCCCATTTCTTAGAGTTTTACCAAAAGGGATGTATAAATCAGCAACTTCTCCATATCTTTTAAAGAAGATAAGAAGGTCGTTGTGCTTCCAGTGGTCTGGAAAGTTAAAAAAACATTATGGAAGTGGGGAAGGTAGGGTTTGTTTGTTGTTGGTTGTGGATAG ATCACGATATCTTCGATTTGGAGAGGTTTTGTTTTTCCGTTCCACACGTATCCACTCCTCTTCTTCAATATCATCTTTGGTTTTTTGGTTGAAGATGGTGTACCGATTGGATTTTCCTGGAACAGTTGGTGTAAAAGGCGAAGTTGGGAATAAGAACatgtttttgtttttgttgtttAAAGATTACTGTATGATTAAG CTTCCTCTATTTATATTCGATATTCTTATTTATTTTAATCCGAATAACACTGCTTTCAGTTTCAAAGCTTTTATCGTCATGCCTTCTTCTTCCATTGTAGTCAAG GTTGAGTATGGGACGACACTTAAACGCTTCAGGGTTAGTATTCAAAACAATAAACTTGCTATTGACATTTCTACGTTAAGGGAGAAGATCCGCAGTCTCTTTAGCATTGCTGCTGGCGTTGACTTTACCTTGACTTACTACGATGAAGATGACGAGCAGATTACACTCTCTGTGGACGCTGATCTCGATGATGTTGTAGAACAAGCTTTGGATCCGTTATATATTACTGTGATCCGTGAATTGAACAAAAAACCAAGCCCTAATCCTGGTCCATTCTCCAATTTGGGGGCTGCTCAACCTGTAAATTCACCAACTCTCCATCCTCAATCTCAAACCGTTAATCCTGCAATTTCTCAAACTCAGAATGCACAATTgcaacaacttttatatcaaacaTCCAATACTCAAACTGCTGCGTTATCTGCTGCAAAGTATTCTGAGTTTGTGCAAAAAGTTACGGCCGATGTGATTAAACAACTGTACTTGATTAAGCGGTTCCACTTCAATGCTGGTGCGAATGTGCAACCAACGCCTTGTGGTTCCTTAAATGTTAATGGTCAAACTCTGAATACACCACTTTCTCAAACTGTAAAACCTGCTCAAACTCTGAATACACCCCAATCTCAAACCGTAAAACCCGCTCAAATTAATACACCCCAATCTCAAACCGTAAAGCCTGCAGTTTCTCAAACCGTAAAACCTGCAGTTTCTCAAACTCAGAATACACCACATTTTCATTTTAATCAGTTCTCGAATTTTGGGGCTGCTCAAACTGTGAATTCCTCACCACTCATTCGCCAATCTCAAAACGTTACGCCCGCAGTTTCTGCTCAAACTCAGAATACACCACATATTCAATTTAATCAGTTGTCAAAATTTGGGACTGCTCAAACTATGAGTTCTTCACCACTCGGTTACCAATCTCAAGTCGTTACACCTGCAGTTTCTCAAACTCAGTGTAGACGCtga